The genomic DNA TCCGGTGTCTACGCCGGCGATCCGATGAAGCTCGTCACTCGTTATGCGCTCCCGAAGCTCTACAACCTGGAACAGCAATACGGGAGCTTCATCCGCGGAACCATCGCGAAAGCCAAGCAGCCGAAAACAGATCGCGACCGTCTCGCCAGCAAGAAAGTATTTTCAGCCGCCGGAGGATTGGACAAACTGACCGGTGCGATGGCCGGGGCAATCGGTCCGGCCCGCATCACACTTTCGGCCGCCGACGTCACGGTCCGCCCTTGTGCAGACAAATGGATGGCTACCTATTCGACAGCCGACGGCGAACAGACCATTATTGCGGAACGGATAATCACAACCACTGGTGCTTATACATTGCCCGCCCTGTTGCCTTTCGTCCCGAAAGAAAAGATGGAGCGGATCAGCAACCTGCATTATGCACCGGTCGTACAGGCCAGCGTCGGGTTCCGCGACACCGGTGCATTACGCTTCGATGCGTTTGGAGGCCTGGTTCCTTCCTGTGAGAAAAAAGACGTACTCGGAATTCTTTTCCCCTCCGCTTGTTTTACCGGACGGGCTCCGGAAGAGGGTGCTCTCTTCTCGTTCTTTATCGGAGGCGTAAAGCATGCCGACCTGACGACCTGGCCGGAAGAGGAGCTGAAAGCGCTCATCAGGCACGAGCTCCACACCATGCTGAAATTCCCGGAAGAGACAGAACCCGATATGATCCGTATCTTCCGTCACAAACATGCCATTCCGCAATATGAACAGAGCAGCGGCTCCCGCTTCGAAACGATCGACGAACTGCAAGCGCGCTACCCCGGCCTCACGCTGGCCGGAAACATCAAAAGCGGTATCGGCATGGCCGACCGTATCCGCCAGGCTACAGAAATTGCGGATAAATTAATAAACGGGTAAATCATCATTTACATTATACAACACACATTAATATGGAAGATAAAATAGTCGAAATAGCCCGTTTCTATGAACCGGAAGCAGCACAGATGATCGAATCCCTCCTGAAATCGGAAGGGGTCAACTGTTACCTGAGAAACGAATATACGAGCCGGATCCAATACCCAGTCAATGTGGGCGGCATCCGCATCGAACTGCTTGAAAGCGAAGTTCCCCGTGCAAAGGAGATTCTGGAAGCAAACGGATACGAATTTCCGAATGAAGACGAAGAGGACGAGCAGCTCCAAGCCGTTTCCGGTTGGGTACGCCACATTCCGTTCCTCCGACATCTGCCCCTCGAAAAACAGATCATCGTTCTTTTTATCCTTGTAGCCGTATTCCTGGCCTTGGTCATTTACTTCGGCTCGCTTGTTTCATCCAACTAAACAATTGTAAACTATGGCACGCAGAAAGATTACAAATAGTCAAGCCGTATGTATCACTCTTTTGTGGGGTATCCTTTGCTACATGATGCTTGCATACAGCGAAAAGATAACCTTCGACATCGTTTTTGCCTTGGTTGCGTCAGCTATCATTGTGTTCGTCCCTATCTATAAGAGCAGAAGGCGAAGAGACGAGTGACATTTAGTTACTTTTACCCGATTAAAATACCGAAATGATATTTTTAATGCATTTTTTCTTTCAAATATTTGTTTGTGTAAAATTTTAGCTTACCTTTGCGAGGTCATTAAAAAAACGGCTACCGGTTAACAAATTGATATTACAAATATAACATTCTAAATAAAATCAGTCTTATGAAGGCAAGTGAAGTTTTAGACAACTTAAAGAGAAGATTTCCGAATGAACCGGAATATCATCAGGCAGTTTCAGAAGTATTAGGAACAATCGAAGAGGTTTACAACGAACATCCCGAATTCGAAAAGAGCAACCTGATCGAACGTCTTTGTATTCCCGATCGTATTTTCTCCTTCCGCGTAACCTGGATGGATGATAAGGGACAGATCCAAACCAACATGGGATACCGTATCCAGCATAACAATGCGATCGGCCCGTACAAAGGTGGTATCCGTTTTCACGCTTCTGTAAACCAGTCGATCCTTAAGTTCCTGGCTTTCGAACAGACTTTCAAGAACTCGCTGACAACCCTGCCGATGGGTGGTGGAAAAGGAGGTTCCGACTTCAGCCCGCGCGGTAAGTCAAATGCTGAAATCATGCGTTTCTGCCAGGCTTTCGTATTGGAATTATGGCGTCATATCGGCCCGGACACGGATGTTCCCGCAGGTGATATAGGTGTTGGCGGACGCGAAGTCGGCTATATGTACGGAATGTATAAAAAACTGGCTCAGGAAAACACGGGAACATTCACCGGTAAAGGACGCGAATTCGGCGGTTCACTGATCCGTCCCGAAGCTACCGGTTACGGAAATGTTTACTTCCTGCTGGAAATGCTGAATACAAGGGGAATCGACATCAAGGGAAAGACCGTTTGCGTTTCAGGTTCAGGTAACGTAGCCCAATATACCGTTGAAAAGCTGATCAGCCTCGGCGCTAAAGTCGTGACGATGTCCGACTCGGACGGTTACATCTACGATCCGGACGGTATCGACCGTGCTAAGCTGGATTACATCATGGAACTGAAGAACCTCTATCGCGGCCGTATCCGTGAATATGCAGAACAATATGGTTGCAAGTATGTGGCAGGTGCTCGTCCTTGGGGAGAAAAATGCGACATTGCAATGCCGAGTGCGACTCAGAACGAACTGAACGGAGAAGATGCCAAGACATTGCTCGCCAACGGTTGTATCGCCGTATCGGAAGGAGCCAACATGCCTTCTACTCCTGAAGCTATCGACGCATTCCTGGAAGCTAAGATCCTGTACGCTCCGGGTAAGGCAGCCAATGCCGGCGGTGTATCAGTTTCCGGTCTGGAAATGACGCAGAACGCTCAGAAACTGAGCTGGAGCAGTGAAGAGGTTGATGCCAAACTGAAAAGCATCATGCAGAATATCCACGAACAATGCGTAAAATACGGCAAACAAGCCGACGGCTACACAAACTACGTGAAAGGTGCAAATGTTGCGGGCTTCATGAAGGTAGCCAAAGCGATGATGGCACAAGGCATTCTTTAATCAATTGACAATTAAAAAGAGAGACAATTAGAGATTAATGGTCATAAAGAAGGCGGGCGTTCCGGTAAAACGGTACGTCCGCCTCTCTTATTTCCCAACAAAATTGTCAATTCTCAATTGCCAATTGTCAATTGTTTGCTACTTTAGTGCCGAAAATAGAAAAACATGATTACTGAAGAATTAAAACAACTTTACCAGACACATACCGGTTCACCGGCAACTGATATAACCGAACTATCCTCTTCCGGCTCTAACCGCCGGTATTTCAGATTGTCAGGTTCCGTTTCCCTGATCGGAGTTAGCGGAACTTCCATAGAGGAAAACAATGCCTTTATTTATATGGCCGCGCATTTCCGGGAAAAGAGATTGCCCGTTCCCCAGGTTTATTGCTGGTCGGTTGATAAATCGTTCTATCTCCAGGAAGACCTAGGCGACACCTTGCTCTTTCAAGCAATTGAGAAAGGACGGAAAAGTTGTTTCTTCGACGAGACGGAAAAGTCTTTGCTGCACAAGACGATCACACTTCTGCCGACTCTGCAGTTTAAAGGTGCGGAGGGGTTCGACTTCAGCCAATGCTATCCTCTACCCGAATTCAATAGGCGTTCGATCCTTTGGGACCTGAACTATTTCAAATACTGTTTCTTGAAAGCTACCGGAATGGAATTCCAGGAAAACCTTTTGGAAGATGATTTCCAGAAAATGAGCGATGTCCTTCTGCAAGACCATACACCGACATTCATGTACCGGGATTTCCAGTCGCGCAACGTGATGGTAAAAAATGGCGAACCCTGGTTCATTGATTTCCAAGGAGGACGCAAAGGCCCGATCTACTATGATGTCGCCTCTTTCCTCTGGCAGGCGAAAGCCAAATATCCCGCTGAGTTGAGACAGGAATTGATAGCCGACTATCTGCAAGCACTACGCGGGTATATGGACATAGACGAAAAGCATTTCTTCCGGCAATTACGCCATTTCGTTCTTTTCAGGACTTTACAGGTCTTGGGAGCCTACGGTTTCCGGGGATATTTCGAAAAGAAACCGCATTTTATCCAAAGTGTCCCCTTCGCTATCGACAACCTCCGGCAACTTTTGAAAGAAGATTATCCGGAGTATCCCTATTTATGTACCGTACTACGGGAGCTGACAAACCTGTCTCAGTTCTATGACGACATCCAGAAGCATACGCTCAAAGTCAAGATCGTCAGTTTTGCCTATAAAAAAGGAATTCCCAACGATCCGAGTGGCAATGGCGGCGGATTTGTCTTTGACTGCCGCGCCATCAATAACCCTGGTAAATACGAACGTTACAATCATTTTACCGGATTGGACGAACCGGTGATCCGTTTCCTCGAAGAAGACGGAGAGATCACTCGTTTCCTAGATCATGCTTATGAAATTGTGGATGCTTCTGTCAAACGTTACATGGACCGAGGATTTACCAATCTGATGATCTGTTTCGGTTGCACGGGGGGCCAGCACCGTTCGGTCTACTCCGCCCAGCATATGGCGGAACATATTCATTCTAAGTTCGGTGTCCGGGTAGACCTCGTACACAGGGAACAAAACATTGAACAACTCTTTAACTCAATATTATGAAAGCTATGATTTTCGCTGCCGGTTTGGGAACACGCCTCAAACCGCTGACCGACAGTACTCCAAAAGCATTACTTCCTATCAATGGGAAACCTATGCTCGAACATGTAATCCTCAAATTGAAAGATGCCGGCTTTCACCAGATAGCCATCAACGTTCATCATTTGGGAGACCAGATCATCAACTTCCTGGCAGCCAACAATAATTTCGGTATCCAGATCCATATCTCCGACGAGCGGGATTATCTGCTCGATACCGGTGGGGGAATCAAACACGCCACCGCCTTTTTACAAGGCAATGAGCCGTTTCTGATACACAATGTCGACATCCTGTCCGACATCGACCTCCGTGCGCTTTACAATCATCATATAGAGACAAATCCGTTAGCGACATTATTGGTCAGCAAACGCAACACCTCCCGCTATCTGCTTTTCAATAAGGAAAATAAGCTATGTGGTTGGCGCAACCGCGAGACGGGCGAAGTAAAGTCGTTCTACCCCGATTTCGATCCGAACCAATATAACGAATATGCCTTCAGCGGGATACATGTACTGTCTCCTAAAATATTCGACTGGATGGAAGAATGGACCGGCAAGTTTTCGATCATCAACTTCTACCTCTCCATCTGCGCCAAGGCCAACATCCACGCCTACGCTGACGAAGACCTTCATCTGATAGATGTCGGCAAACCAGAAACATTGCAGGTGGCCGAAAAATGGATGAAAACACTTATTGTATAATATCGTTTATTTAACAAAGATATGCTTCTTTCGTAAATCGCTTCGCAATCCGGCTTTTTATCTTTCTAAAAGAACTTCCTGCCACAAGGTGCACAGTTTTTCCAACAAAGACGGTTTTCATTGGCCCGACGACCGTCTTCATATATAAAGATCTCGGCACCTCACGGCAACGAGGACGGTCTCCGTTCCTATGACGACCGTCCTCATGCCCATAAAGCCCTGAATTTCTTTTCAAATATCCGAATCTCCACCAATCTCTTTTGCCACAAGCAATTCTCAAGGGGTTAAGCTTTTCTCAAATGTAAGCGTTTCTCCCCTTTCTATCTCTCCCCAAACAACATACTTTCATTTTCTGCCTATATCACATTTTCGTTTATCAGCAAAACAGAAAAAAGCAGTATCAAAATATCAAACTAAAACGATCTGATATCTTAATCGAAATAGAAAATACGGGAAGGCAGAGGTTATTGTCCAATTTTCTAATGAACTGGAATCACAAAAAAGTTTGTTCTATACAACAATTGTTTTAAAGAATGGCAAGTAATATCGGTAAATAATCCTTTAACTCTACACGAAGCAACTTCAATGCCTGCTGAATACGATAATCGACTGTCTTGGAAGAAACTTCCAGACACGTCGCTATTTCACCATACGTCATATGCTGGAAACGATTTAACTCGAATGCTTCCCGGTAACTGTCGGGAAGCCGTTGCAACGCCTCTTCTATCTTACGACTCAGTTCCTCCACGATATAAAAATCAGGATCTTCATATTCTAATTGTTGATTGTCGTACAATGTATTAATAATCTTCTGTTTTATTTCATTTCGGCTGATCAACGTCAAACAACGGTTCTTCACAGCTTTAAACAGATAGCTCTTCGGAGAGATCTCAAACGTATGCATCTCCCGATTCTCCCACAGCCAAACCATCACATCCTGTACAATTTCCTGCCCGTCGTCATACTCGACAAACCGTTGGGCATAAGCACACAAGGAAGGGTAATACTTCAAAAAAAGGACATCGAACGCTTTTTCATCTCCCCTTTGGATTTCCTGAAAAAGAGTTTCGTCTGCCACTATATCAGAAATATTACAAGACATACAAATCACTGTTCTATAAGTTTTAATCGGAAATATTTATACTTATTTGCAAATATAATATTTTCTAATCCAACGAACAATTACAAATACATGAAAAAAAATCACTTTTCATTTAGGAGATTTCATTTTTCGTCAGTCATATTTATAAAAGGACAATTATGGACAAACATAAACAAATAAACGAATCGATACTTTTGGGTTATTTCACCGGAACCCTCTCCATACCTCTGCAACAAGAAGTAGAAGATTGGATCTCTGCATCAGAAGAAAACAAAAAAATAGCCCGGGACATACAATCTATATGCCTGGCAACTGAGACATTGACTTGTATCCGGCAAACAGATTCAGGTACAGCCCTGAAAAAAGTAAAAAGCAAGATACATTCCCACCGGAAAATTTCTCTATCCGCCTGGATACAACGTATTGCGGCAATCCTCATCCTTCCGCTTATCATTTCCACTATATATTTCGCATTAAAAAAAGATCCGATCGAATATATAGAAATCAGAACTAATCCAGGAATGGTCGCTGCAGTCAATTTACCGGACGGAACAAAAGTATGGTTAAACTCACGTTCCTATCTGAAGCACCCGACGCGTTTTACAGGTAACACACGTGATGTTGTGCTGAACGGTGAAGCCTACTTTTCCGTCCATAAAGACAAAAGTAAACGTTTCACTGTCAGCACCCCATTTGATATCAAAGCAGAAGTACTCGGTACCGAATTCAATATGGAAGCCTATGCAGCCGACAGCAGCGTAAGGACCACCTTGGTATCTGGCTCCATTCGACTTTCATTTTTAGACGATAATCAGAAGCATAAATCATTTTTAATGAAACCGAATGAAGAATTCACTTATAACCAATATACTAAAAAAGTTAAAGTCGACAAACCATATATTCCGACACAAACTTCCTGGAAAGACGGCTTGGTCGTATTCCGGAACACACCATTTAACGAAGCATTGAAAGTGTTAAGCAAACGTTTCAATGTCGAGTTCATCGTAAAAAACGACAAGTTATATAACAACTCCTTCACAGGACCTTTCGATGGACAGCACTTACAACTAATCCTCGAACATTTCCGTTTGGCTTCCGGTATTCAATATCGCTTCATAGACCCTCAAACTGGGCAAGAAGGAAATATTAAAGAAAAAACGATCGTTGAATTATATTAAGTGTAACCTTATTTATCAAATCTCATGAAAGAAAATAATCCCCCTTGAAAACAAAACATACGGGAAAATATTGGCGTATTTCCCCGTATGAAAATCCATCGCAAACTTGTTTGGCGACAAGTATAAGCAACTTTTTTATAACTCTAAATCATTTACAAATCTATGACAAATTATTTTAGCTTCCAACATTTCAGGAAGATGAATGTTAGGTTCATGCTCCTGAAGAAAATACCATTATGTATGAAACTATCCGTAATAATGTTATTTATCTGTGTCGGATTAGCCTACGCGTCCGATAGCTACAGTCAAAATGTTCTTTTAAACATAGATGTGAACAACAAATCTGTACAGGAGGTACTGGATGAAATTGAAAAACAATCAGACTTTCATTTCTTCTACAATAACAAACAAGTTAATACCTCACGTATCGTTAGTATAAAAAGTAAACAAAAAAATGTTTTTAATGTATTGGAACAATTGTTCTCCGGAACCAATATCAGCTATAAAGTTTTAGATAAAAGTATTATTCTCTCCCCCAAAGAGGTACTAGTTGCCCAACAGAAAAGCAGAAAGATCACCGGAGTTGTCACCGATGGAAAAGGCGAACCTGTTCCCGGCGCCAATGTCATTCAAAGAGGGACAACGAACGGAACAATTTCCGATATCGATGGAAAATTCAGTTTAGAAGTACCAGATAATGCGACATTGGTCATTTCCTTTATCGGATACGTAACCAAAAATATTGCCGTCGGACATAAAGAAATATTCAATATTACCCTACTCGAAGATTCACGCAAATTAGATGAAGTTGTTGTTACAGCCTTAGGAATCAAACGAGAAGAAAAAGCTCTGGGATATGCTGTTCAAAAAGTGAAAGGAGATAATCTGCCTTTAGCAAAAACAGTAGATGTGACAACATCCTTAACGGGAAAAGTGGCTGGTTTGAATATTCAAAATAGTACGGAATTCAATGAAACACCTAAAATCAAACTACGTGGAGAAACTCCACTAATCATTGTAGACGGTGTTCCCTATGGAAACATCACGTTAGACGAAATTGCATCCGACGACATTGAATCTATCGATGTATTAAAAGGTGCAACAGCCTCTGCATTGTATGGTGCTCGCGGAACAAGTGGAGCCATAATGATAACTACGAAAAAGGGGGCCAATGAAGAAGGCTTGAACATCAATATCAATAGTAATACAATGTTTTTTTCCGGATACCTCGCATTCCCTGAAACTCAACATTCTTATAGCCGTGGTTTCGGAGGTAAATACAACAATGACTATGTCTGGGGAGATAAACTGGATATAGGACGCACTGCTATTCTTTGGGATCCGTTCAATTATGAATGACGTGAACAGGAATTGGTATCAAAAGGAAAAGATAACTTCAAAAACTTCCTGCAATTCAGCATGGTTACAAACAATAATGTCAACATTTCTCAAAAAGGTAAATACGGTTCATTCCGAGCCTCCATCACAGAAGTATACAATAAAGGACAATACCCCAATCAGAATTTGAACAAAATCACATTCTCTGTCGGAGGAGAAATGACTTGGAAAAACTTTAAAATGGACGCTTCGGCAGCCTACAATAAACGCGTTTCCACCAATGACCACGGATCCGGATATAGCGGTAGCTACATATACGACATGGTAATCTGGGGAGGTTCCGAATATGACGTACGCGATTATCGCAATTACTGGGTAAAAGGAAAAGAAGGTATGCAACAGAACTGGTATGATGACAGTTGGTATGACAATCCATGGTTCAAGGCTTATGAAATTACAGACGCTTACGACATCGATGTTGTCAATGCCGCTTTGAATGCAAGCTATGAGATCACTCCCTGGTTAAAAGCAATGGTTCGTTCAGGGGTCGATGTGTATACAAAACGGAATGAATGGAAAAATCCGATCTCTGCTAATCAGGCCTGGGATAAAAAAGGATTCTTTGGAGTAAGCCGTGGTACGGATATGAGCATAAACACAGACGCTATGTTAATGGCAGATAAAACTTGGGGTAAGTTCAACATGAATCTGCTAGGCGGTGGAAACATTTATTATACACGCTATGACTTTATGAGTAGTAAAACAAAAGGAGGGCTTTCTATTCCAGAATTCTACTCCTTAAATGCCTCTATCGATCCAATCGAAGCAACCAGCGAACTACAACAAAAACGAGTTAATAGCGTCTACGGCAAAGCATCCCTTTCATGGGCAAGCACTTATTTTCTGGACGTAACCGGAAGGAATGATTGGTCTTCGACCCTTTCTTCTGACCAGCGTTCTTACTTCTATCCATCCGTTTCAGGAAGTATTGTTTTATCCGAGATTGTCAAATTACCAACTTGGTGGGATTTCCTAAAAGTTCGGGCTTCATGGACAACAGCCAAAGAGGATGCCAAGATATATGCCAATAACAACGTATATTCTGTCAGTACAAATGTATGGGACGGACTTTCAACAGCGTCTTATCCATCCAGTAAGATCGGTGGACAAGTACGTCCAAAGAAATCGGAAGTATGGGAAGTCGGAACAGCCACTAACATGTTTAAGAACCGTTTATTCCTTGACTTTTCTTATTATCGTAAAATGGAATCCGATTTTATTATCGAAGGAGGAGTCAGCAGCGCAACTGGCTTCAATAGTATTCAAACCAATTTTAAAGAAACGCGTCTTCGCTCCGGATTCGAAATTACCATTGGAGGAACACCTATTCAGACCAAAGATTTTAGTTGGGACATCCTAACAAACTGGTCACACGACCAATATACCTACAAAACGATAGACCCAGATTATTCGACTAAAAAACCATGGGTCAAAGAAGGAGCTAGCTGGGATTGGCTTGCCGTTTACGATTGGGAACGTGATCCAGAAGGAAATATCATTCATAATGGAGGTATGCCAGTTAAACAAAACTTTCAAACAAAGATCGGAAATACTACTCCTGATTTAGTTTGGGGTATCACAAACACATTCAAATACAAAAACTTCACACTCAGCTTTACGCTTGATGGTCGTGTCGGCGGTTTATCTTACTCTAAAACTCATCAAATGTTATGGAATACAGGAGCTGGCATTGACACTGATACACAATGGCGTTATGAAGAAGTCGTAAACGGAAATAAAACCTATATCGGACAAGGGGTAAAAGTTGTTTCAGGAAGTGTAACTCGCGATCCAGATGGCAATATCATAGAAGATACACGCGTGTTTGCTCCTAATGATGTTGTTGTCTCATATGAATCTTATATCAGTAAATATCATGATTCACATCACAATGCATGTCGCCAGAATATACTGAAAGAAACGTTCTTCAAGCTCCGAAATCTTTCACTCACATATGATCTGCCATCCACATTGTGCCAAAAGATGAAAATGAAAAGTGCTTCTATTGGTTTCACCGGTCAAAATCTGTTCCTTTGGGCTAAAGAATACAAATATGCAGACCCAGATAAAGGAGGAGACTCTTCTGGTACAGAAAGCTTAAATTCCCCATCCCAACGCTATATGGGATTCAATTTAAAAGTTAATTTCTAATCTGATAAAACAATTCAATTATGGAACTGAAATATAAAGCAATCGCTTGCTTTCTGATAGGAATATTTTCATTATCAGGATGCACATCTACTTTTGACGATCTGAACACCAATCCGGATACAACAACTAAAGTAAACGCTTCCATGCTTGCCTCCAAAGTCATTCTTGACATGACCAAATCGGCAAGTAACTGGAGAAATGAATTTCTGGTCAAACGGATGTTTTGGGGAGAACAAATCGACGATAGACAATATAACCGTTTTGGAAAAGGCAGTTTTGATAACATCCAAACTTTAACAAATGCCTGGAAAATGGTTGAACTATCCTCTGAAGATGATTTGGATGCTCATACAGGTTTATATTATTTTCTGAAAGGCTGGTATTTCTATCGTACAACGATGGATATGGGAGATATCCCTTATTCGGAAGCTCTGAACATCGAAGAACATCGTTATCCCCAATATGATGAACAAAAAGACGTATTTAAAGGCATTCTTGAAGACCTTGCTCTTGCCGACGAATATTTTGCAAAATCCAAACAAGCTTTTTCCGGAGATCCTTTCTACCAGGGAGATCCGAAAAAATGGAGAAAAGCGACAAATGTTTTACGTTTAAAAGTCCTAATGTCTCTATCCAAACGGGCAGACGATACACAGGAGTTGCAAATAAAAGAAACGTTCTCCAAAGTTGTTTCAGAAAATAATCTATTTAAAAGCAATGAAGATAACCTACAGGTCATCTACTCTGACAAAGATGGTCAAAAAAATCCCTATCACGTAACGGGAACTCGTAGTATCGACTATTATGCCGGCACACACACATTAATTGATCCTTTAAAAAGATTCAAAGATTACCGATTATTTTATTATCTGGCTCCAGCAGAAGGGTTGACAAACGAATTATACCTGCCAGCAGGAGAAAAACTTTTAAAGCCAAATGACTGGAAT from Parabacteroides merdae ATCC 43184 includes the following:
- the hemG gene encoding protoporphyrinogen oxidase; this encodes MEPQQTDILIIGAGLTGLTTGFWLTRAGKDIHILEKADRVGGQIHTFREKDFVYESGPNTGVVSYPEVAELFEALSPACALETAREESKRRLIWKGNRFRALPSGLFSAVTTPLFTLGDKFRILGEPFRAKGNNPDESVGELAARRLGKSFLHYAVDPFLSGVYAGDPMKLVTRYALPKLYNLEQQYGSFIRGTIAKAKQPKTDRDRLASKKVFSAAGGLDKLTGAMAGAIGPARITLSAADVTVRPCADKWMATYSTADGEQTIIAERIITTTGAYTLPALLPFVPKEKMERISNLHYAPVVQASVGFRDTGALRFDAFGGLVPSCEKKDVLGILFPSACFTGRAPEEGALFSFFIGGVKHADLTTWPEEELKALIRHELHTMLKFPEETEPDMIRIFRHKHAIPQYEQSSGSRFETIDELQARYPGLTLAGNIKSGIGMADRIRQATEIADKLING
- a CDS encoding putative signal transducing protein codes for the protein MEDKIVEIARFYEPEAAQMIESLLKSEGVNCYLRNEYTSRIQYPVNVGGIRIELLESEVPRAKEILEANGYEFPNEDEEDEQLQAVSGWVRHIPFLRHLPLEKQIIVLFILVAVFLALVIYFGSLVSSN
- a CDS encoding NADP-specific glutamate dehydrogenase, encoding MKASEVLDNLKRRFPNEPEYHQAVSEVLGTIEEVYNEHPEFEKSNLIERLCIPDRIFSFRVTWMDDKGQIQTNMGYRIQHNNAIGPYKGGIRFHASVNQSILKFLAFEQTFKNSLTTLPMGGGKGGSDFSPRGKSNAEIMRFCQAFVLELWRHIGPDTDVPAGDIGVGGREVGYMYGMYKKLAQENTGTFTGKGREFGGSLIRPEATGYGNVYFLLEMLNTRGIDIKGKTVCVSGSGNVAQYTVEKLISLGAKVVTMSDSDGYIYDPDGIDRAKLDYIMELKNLYRGRIREYAEQYGCKYVAGARPWGEKCDIAMPSATQNELNGEDAKTLLANGCIAVSEGANMPSTPEAIDAFLEAKILYAPGKAANAGGVSVSGLEMTQNAQKLSWSSEEVDAKLKSIMQNIHEQCVKYGKQADGYTNYVKGANVAGFMKVAKAMMAQGIL
- a CDS encoding RapZ C-terminal domain-containing protein, with the protein product MITEELKQLYQTHTGSPATDITELSSSGSNRRYFRLSGSVSLIGVSGTSIEENNAFIYMAAHFREKRLPVPQVYCWSVDKSFYLQEDLGDTLLFQAIEKGRKSCFFDETEKSLLHKTITLLPTLQFKGAEGFDFSQCYPLPEFNRRSILWDLNYFKYCFLKATGMEFQENLLEDDFQKMSDVLLQDHTPTFMYRDFQSRNVMVKNGEPWFIDFQGGRKGPIYYDVASFLWQAKAKYPAELRQELIADYLQALRGYMDIDEKHFFRQLRHFVLFRTLQVLGAYGFRGYFEKKPHFIQSVPFAIDNLRQLLKEDYPEYPYLCTVLRELTNLSQFYDDIQKHTLKVKIVSFAYKKGIPNDPSGNGGGFVFDCRAINNPGKYERYNHFTGLDEPVIRFLEEDGEITRFLDHAYEIVDASVKRYMDRGFTNLMICFGCTGGQHRSVYSAQHMAEHIHSKFGVRVDLVHREQNIEQLFNSIL
- a CDS encoding nucleotidyltransferase family protein, with the translated sequence MKAMIFAAGLGTRLKPLTDSTPKALLPINGKPMLEHVILKLKDAGFHQIAINVHHLGDQIINFLAANNNFGIQIHISDERDYLLDTGGGIKHATAFLQGNEPFLIHNVDILSDIDLRALYNHHIETNPLATLLVSKRNTSRYLLFNKENKLCGWRNRETGEVKSFYPDFDPNQYNEYAFSGIHVLSPKIFDWMEEWTGKFSIINFYLSICAKANIHAYADEDLHLIDVGKPETLQVAEKWMKTLIV
- a CDS encoding RNA polymerase sigma-70 factor, yielding MSCNISDIVADETLFQEIQRGDEKAFDVLFLKYYPSLCAYAQRFVEYDDGQEIVQDVMVWLWENREMHTFEISPKSYLFKAVKNRCLTLISRNEIKQKIINTLYDNQQLEYEDPDFYIVEELSRKIEEALQRLPDSYREAFELNRFQHMTYGEIATCLEVSSKTVDYRIQQALKLLRVELKDYLPILLAIL
- a CDS encoding FecR family protein, which produces MDKHKQINESILLGYFTGTLSIPLQQEVEDWISASEENKKIARDIQSICLATETLTCIRQTDSGTALKKVKSKIHSHRKISLSAWIQRIAAILILPLIISTIYFALKKDPIEYIEIRTNPGMVAAVNLPDGTKVWLNSRSYLKHPTRFTGNTRDVVLNGEAYFSVHKDKSKRFTVSTPFDIKAEVLGTEFNMEAYAADSSVRTTLVSGSIRLSFLDDNQKHKSFLMKPNEEFTYNQYTKKVKVDKPYIPTQTSWKDGLVVFRNTPFNEALKVLSKRFNVEFIVKNDKLYNNSFTGPFDGQHLQLILEHFRLASGIQYRFIDPQTGQEGNIKEKTIVELY
- a CDS encoding SusD/RagB family nutrient-binding outer membrane lipoprotein, whose translation is MELKYKAIACFLIGIFSLSGCTSTFDDLNTNPDTTTKVNASMLASKVILDMTKSASNWRNEFLVKRMFWGEQIDDRQYNRFGKGSFDNIQTLTNAWKMVELSSEDDLDAHTGLYYFLKGWYFYRTTMDMGDIPYSEALNIEEHRYPQYDEQKDVFKGILEDLALADEYFAKSKQAFSGDPFYQGDPKKWRKATNVLRLKVLMSLSKRADDTQELQIKETFSKVVSENNLFKSNEDNLQVIYSDKDGQKNPYHVTGTRSIDYYAGTHTLIDPLKRFKDYRLFYYLAPAEGLTNELYLPAGEKLLKPNDWNAYPAVDAAGVYDIEKEKIAKRMHSRPNDVYRLSYVGVPCIRLGYADMNFLLAEAVERGWITGSAKQYYEEGIRASFLFVRTTVPAEYNNGVEITDDYITSYLKGEYVAYNTNGSVTDRLKQIWMQAFLARYFHMATDDYYEYRRNGYPEFPINPETNLNNAKDKIPMRYMYPESETNYNKESLYKALDRQWGGVDDVNSIMWLLK